The Hemicordylus capensis ecotype Gifberg chromosome 5, rHemCap1.1.pri, whole genome shotgun sequence nucleotide sequence gtctccgggtcatctaggagagaccatattactcccgtattgaaggagttacactggctgccaatatgtttccgggcaaaatacaaggtgttggtcataacctataaagccctaaacagcctgggccctgggtttttaagagaacggcttcttcgtaatgaaccccgccacccactgagatcatcaggagaggtctgtctgcatttgccaccggctcgtccaGTGGCTACTtaggggcgggccttctccattgctgccccgaggctttggaatacgctccctagtgcaataagagcctccccatctctgacatcctttaaaaagtccttaaagatgcatttcttcacccaagcttttaactgatattgttttgaatgttatttttagaatattgtttaaaaaaaattaaattgtgttttacatttcttgcttttaaatttttgttttgttttgtttttgtttttaattaatgttttactttttaatcttgttgtaaactgcccagagacgtaagttttgggcggtgtaaaaatatgatagatagatagatagatagatagatataaattaaGGGTAaagatagccagtaagggcattccaactctatgctttctctacttcccctttgttacactgatagtctcaggtttcattcactcacttggagagacttccttcttctctctcccctttttCCTGTATGCAGCTAACAGcaaggccttatctatctccctgatagatttcctaaataaactactttatttagaactttaactccatgtctccagacaatattagtTGGAAGTACTCTCCTTACCTttgcacttccactgcagctgggataAAGAAATCTCCCTGCCAAGCTCTCTAACACATACCCGCCTCCTACCAGACTGCTGGACCAAGGTAAAGTGTACACCTTTTCTCCCATTCTTGGGACCTGGACACTATTCAGGGAAACAcccattcagatattatgttgtacgtGCATATGGATGTCTGTACACAAGTTTTTGTTGTATGACTATATATGCAGTCACTTTAAAAGTACAGTTTAAAAGCTACAGGCCCTTTCAAATGGGGtaatactaatacagtaagtaTACTGCTGCACATGCATTGAACAATGTGTGAGTACTGCATGTGCATACAAATctatacatgcacacactgtaAACCGATGATTTGTGCATTGAACATGATGTATGAATATACCTCCACATATCAGATGCTGGAATCAAACAGGGAGAGTTGTTGCCTTCATGCCATTTATGAGCTTCTTGGTCAATGTTTGGAATAGTGTTCTGTACTAGATAACTGTTTGGTctcatccagtagggctgttcttgtgttcttatttatCTCTGTATGCCAAATACCAACACTAGTACACTTTCTGAAGTACAATTCACTTTGCAACATGACAAAAAGCTACTACCCATTGTTTTTTCTCCTGCAATAATTTACGTAGTAACAAAGCTCTGACATAAATGCTGCACAAGTTATAAGAAGAGAAGCAACAGTTCTGCTTTACAGAAGGGGAGACTAATCACAGTCATCTCAACAGTTTACTCAAAATACATGAAAATTTAAGAGCAAAGGCTAAAAAAGAGCAACATTCATTGCATGTATCAAGCTGCATCTTGCACTAGCAGGACATTAAGACTGCAATCATGACCTTGTCTATCCCAGAATACTCCCATTTTCTCTAACTGCACTACTCCACAGTAAATGGGTTGTACGTAATTTCCTTGGGGCTTTAATGTTACATCAGATGAAGATTTCTCTCTCCCTATCTATATTTATTAGCAGATCTAatattctttccccaccccaccaagacTTAATTTTAGTCATGGTGCGGggaagtttgctttttaaattattatgggCTGGTTACACAATAACATACCCAAGTGGATAATAATATACCTAAACAGCAATTTATTTCAATCAGAGCCTCTGTCCAAGCTCTTTAATAATTTGTGTGAGCATAGAGGTAGAGGCCTAAGATCTGAAGGTATACTGCAAGACACAGGGCAGATGTGGTTTCCTAATATCTAGCACCATTCATAATCACTGAAagacaaaacaaagaaaaactatATACTAGATAGAAGTAGGAGTCCCCATTCAAGTTTACTTAGTGCTCATTTTTTTCAGTACAGACATTTTGAAGAAAGACTAGAACTGTGTTACATAAGAGCCTAAGGAAACAATACACTAAAGTagtggcttaaaaaaaatcaGCCTCTTTAATACTGTCAATTTTACATTCAAGACCTTGTTAGTTTGTACAGTACTCTTAGTATTCTAAGAAaaactgaggctgcaatcctgaagCTATAATGAACTCAGTGAGGCGGGGCCTCACTTCCTAGTAAAACTCTTTGAGAAGGCTTTTGGGTTCACAATAACCTGCAGGAGGAGACCTAATCTTCCTGCAAACTTCTACATTCAGAAATCTCTCACTATTTTCATGGTAAGGCTGCAACATGCAGCTGAATTTGTATGATGACTCTCacagccaaactacacattatactAAGAAATCTCAcaatgttttgaatttcacttaaATCCACAAGGTCTCTCAAATTGGATGATGAAACAATGCGGGAGGGGGGTACTCTTTCCTTCTATTCAAAACTTAATCGCCTCCTAAGCTGTTATGTATCTATGCGTTTTCTACAGCAGAGAAAAAAGCTTTGGGGCACAAATGTGTGTGATGGAGATCAGAATGCTGGGAAAAATTACTAAGCACTACCGGCTCTTCCACCTCTGATCATATCCAAAGCAGAGGGGTGCAGATCTCCACTAAGCATTTGAAGAATACACCCAACATGTTTTTCTCCTGCCCAAAAATTTTACGTGAGGACTTGCTCCTGAAGCTTTGCCTCTGTTTGCACCCCTATAAGTGCGGCTGCTTTTAAGGGGAAAAGGAAAATCCAAAGTGTGCAACCCTATAGCCACTTTCGTGGGAACAAGCCCCACTAAATACAACGGGATTTGCCTCCAAGCAACAATGCACAGGATCGCCTAAAATGCAAGCGAGCCTCAAAGCCCAATCCTACGCATGCTTGCTGATGTTAACGGAAACTGACTTGCTctcagaattgcagcctcagaaaGCCACCAGCAGATCCCTTCATCTTTACCCTAGAAGCGCTTCGGCGCCACCCAGAGAAGGAGGAGCGCGGAGCCACGCCGGAGAGCCTGTTTCAGCAGTGTTGCGGGGAAGAGGAGGcaacccccttccctcctccgcTGCTTTTTGAAGCAGGAGCCTTCCGTAAGGAGAAGGGGGAACGTGTATGGGGGGCATGCATGAAGCGGAGGCGGTAGCGGCTTGCAGGTTCAGGGCAGGAAGGATGCGGCAGGGTGGGTCCCTCCTCCGCCCTAGTCAGCTGCACGAACCGCTGGTTGGCGGCGTCTTCGTAAGGAGGGGCTGCCGCGTCCATGGAGACACTGGGCGGGAGCCGGTGGGCGAACGGCAGCCCGAGCCGAGCCATACCCTACTTGACACAGAGCAGGTAACCGCAGCAGCCCCTCAGCCTCGTGCGCCCCACAGCATCCTTCACGCCGCTTCCTCCGCCCGGCTGCCCGCGCTCCTCCCAGGTTGGCGGCGGCATCCCACTTACCAACAGCCGGGCGGGGGATGCTCCTCTGCTGCATTCACTTGCCGTACTGCTGAAGAAGCCGGCGGCGGTCTGTCTCTCCTCCTGCAAGCAATCTGCTCCGCTCCCCGCCCTGTGCCAACTCCGGCTGTCACTCTAGACCCGCCTCCGGGCGGCTCGAAGCTCGCCACGTCGCTTTTCGATTGGTGTCGGGCCCTGCCAATCCGTCGCGTCTTCTCCCCGCCGTCGATGGAGGTGAGGTCTCTCAGTGCGTCCCCGACGGCTGCTACTGCGGAGGaggttgtgtgtgcatgcacgcccGGGTCGCTGGCACGGACCAGTGGTGTGGTTTCGTGGCGCACGGAACTGGTAATGCCACTGACGGTGGTGTGGACAAGCGACAGGCTCGTTCTCTTTTTCCTCTGTGCTGTCCTGGAAGGAAGGGGGGTGCTGATGCCTGCGAGGAAAGCGAAGGCTCGGGTTGGAGATAGATACATCGCCATCAACCGGTAAAGCTTTTCTGGACTGTACCAATGGAACCAGGAGTTGCATATTTGAATTCACCTTCCTCCCTCGCCTACATAAACATGTCAGGAGAAGgctaagctaaaacgcctcttccTAGGCTGCAAGGGTGGTGTGTTCCCCCTCAGGGGGAATTCCCACCTGCAACTTAAGACTTTGCTACTTGATTCTAGGAAACTGATAAATTGGCCCTTGAACGCTGGCCTTCTAAATGAGCTAGCCTGAGGTTGGTTGCAGGACTGTCTTTTCAGGTGCAGGAGAGCTTGCTCTTGGATAAAGCCCACATTGCATGCTTTGTTGTGATTTCTTTTAGGAGCATCTGTTTCAGTGACTTGTTTATGACttgtttatatattatataattacTGTATAAACATTATTAGCACATTAGTCACCTCTTCTTTTTTGGGATAGGGCTTTCTACCAACATAGGGCCATTTAATTATTTTACAGACACTTATATTTATAGACATATATTTATTTACAGGCATTTATAACCTCTCCATTGTAGCATAATGCCCAAGATGGCTAACAACATTTAAAACCTGTCCTGATGCAATAGAATGTCAAAACAAATGATAA carries:
- the LOC128325939 gene encoding uncharacterized protein LOC128325939, which codes for MGGMHEAEAVAACRFRAGRMRQGGSLLRPSQLHEPLVGGVFVRRGCRVHGDTGREPVGERQPEPSHTLLDTEQVTAAAPQPRAPHSILHAASSARLPALLPGWRRHPTYQQPGGGCSSAAFTCRTAEEAGGGLSLLLQAICSAPRPVPTPAVTLDPPPGGSKLATSLFDWCRALPIRRVFSPPSMEVRSLSASPTAATAEEVVCACTPGSLARTSGVVSWRTELVMPLTVVWTSDRLVLFFLCAVLEGRGVLMPARKAKARVGDRYIAINRWFSLQ